A genomic window from Scomber scombrus chromosome 18, fScoSco1.1, whole genome shotgun sequence includes:
- the LOC133999293 gene encoding transmembrane protein 265-like has product MSGSPQTNEVMEEQVPLQRVPVSGDAQNNDTRHHVISMPACCPASCPASCPACCPASCFEDKHHRKLAICSIICGCSCIGIKALINSVKAKGATDQESAEKFSQQAKKFGIISIVVWISILVSAPLLLMLISYLLTLKD; this is encoded by the exons ATGTCAGGCTCACCTCAGACAAATGAAGTGATGGAGGAACAGGTCCCGTTGCAAAGGGTTCCTGTATCAGGCGACGCACAAAATAACGATACCCGTCATCACGTGATCAGCATGCCTGCATGCTGCCCTGCATCCTGCCCTGCATCTTGCCCTGCATGCTGCCCTGCGTCCTGTTTTGAAGACAAACATCATAGGAAACTGGCCATCTGCAGCATCATCTGCGGTTGCTCCTGCATCGGAATCAAAGCTTTGATAAACTCAGTAAag GCTAAGGGGGCGACAGATCAAGAATCAGCTGAGAAGTTTTCACAACAGGCGAAAAAGTTTGGCATCATCTCCATCGTGGTGTGGATCTCCATTCTGGTCTCAGCGCCCTTGTTACTGATGCTGATCTCGTACCTCCTCACTCTGAAAGACTGA
- the prr14 gene encoding uncharacterized protein prr14, which translates to MDEDAIPPNPFYSAPPHSEPPPPLLSLSSITPSCVNDGISDGGSRKRNRVQGIRAETSKKKSDTDSSAAQKPTRQDPSPTKRQRESGNSMVQVPQPKQPRVESANSHEKQDGFDIGAAEECQNMQNDQKTPRKNPIIVEQLADNTALNLGATKSDIDTSDGLTEQTVENASAAKGWVIGPLFQSFKSKMASFTEIVLTPVKLFRANSPPPSMDHQHKLDDFVEPQADMQSEGESSKPSDTFVPEGQNENGNLDHKVNPESSLSQTRLCDGEGEQKNKTVAPLHSRKLAFGDECAITENETNCVPLQHSPLPCLVSEQVSEPVGSVIRSSFLLQPSVDASASHESQLESVVEEQKSTLPARVKPLPRRRAGNRSEFKKVASKTLILEVTKEESETGGEHLLHINSDKADSGDIDKTLSLRSSVCYAQPDTDWLHHDSEKIESGRLVRQSLRQNRQSNLNNYANEGTLTNPTLDTQHLNNLECQRSTESYSDAGLGGTKRTVKVDCQYQDMTKRKRLTEDVKNRELLNVASDAGEEETLKPVRKRQAATTRGNRKGKNGQETLGALNEKVLLMQTECASDAASVCSLVKSNERNQKGGSSSKAKPIASCKRPKTKTGLGKPDVDLDDRMDVETAAGVASTKQAERKQLSEVDDRLSDLKPLEKLNKCRSINKKPRKQKSPNQAATTTSDSTTSSELPVEPLEVTLADVNASRDIERDETWKTGSNQPTKRLRTDRRSPAEFSRARGAEKATQCSDSLHVLTKESQPKDDNVKFSTDPVYFEMTPFESNQPVLSPSESYLNCSVKLEKSQKVEDGKETSPEPSSVSRLRPSARRVNSKPRRVDNQRRKCRVLYSRTHVSEEATNSVTMEDADLSTSGLRPYEKTNSSFSRRLLRSHSCPEIPSLRSHDTPWISHLHSPQHSKAHTSHHHHHNHHHHHHNHNTHHHQSSTHTPFVPHTHKSLQRARRHTVCSVEVEREIAPLCLRKEVYPSRRSAPYDGISQHLSPCIALSPSTSFAALASCFLSSPLAFLSKKIDNRGAAASPGTSTHTISSPAASASSSSSSSLTSPLSSSTWHHPGFFQRGDSSDAALESSSSRSPLECKMERRQQIEEEDDGEDTSSSSQEFEDVGMREEKALSDSEIKVVQKHEERGKVSSIRIRKTLPKPQNNLTPMGLPKPIRLKKKEFSLEEIYTNKNFSKPPESRLETIFEVPLSRRNGSESWFSQRRIKRFLEFLEVGEVRKPKKPLVGVGKTGLSLAPTSRTRRGGFSKDERSLIAQDVDSLLCAKLDQLNLWLIHDQKDS; encoded by the exons CTGTGTGAATGATGGAATATCTGACGGCGGCAGCAGAAAAAGAAATCGTGTTCAAGGGATCAGAGCTGAGACTTCTAAAAAGAAGAGCGACACGGACAGCAGCGCAGCTCAGAAACCAACCAGACAGGATCCATCCCccacaaagagacagagggagagtgGGAACAGCATG GTGCAAGTGCCACAGCCCAAGCAGCCACGAGTTGAAAGCGCAAACTCACATGAAAAACAG gaTGGATTTGATATTGGTGCAGCAGAAGAGTGCCAAAATAT gCAAAACGATCAGAAAACCCCGAGAAAGAACCCGATCATAGTCGAGCAGTTAGCTGACAATACAGCGCTGAATCTCGGTGCTACTAAATCTGACATAGACACAAGCGACGGACTGACTGAACAGACTGTTGAAAATGCATCTGCTGCCAAAGGTTGGGTGATCGGCCCGTTGTTTCAGTCGTTCAAATCGAAGATGGCCAGCTTCACAGAGATAGTTTTGACTCCAGTTAAGCTCTTCAGGGCTAATAGTCCTCCACCGTCCATGGACCATCAACACAAACTGGATGACTTTGTTGAGCCACAGGCAGACATGCAGTCTGAAGGTGAAAGCTCAAAGCCAAGTGACACTTTTGTTCCAGaaggacaaaatgaaaatggaaatctGGACCATAAAGTAAATCCGGAGAGTTCTTTATCTCAAACAAGGCTCTGCGATGGAGAAggtgaacaaaaaaacaagactgtTGCTCCTTTACATTCTAGGAAATTAGCGTTTGGTGATGAATGTGCAATAACTGAGAATGAGACAAACTGTGTGCCTTTGCAACACAGTCCCTTACCCTGCCTTGTATCTGAGCAGGTGTCAGAACCTGTTGGGTCCGTTATTAGGTCCTCTTTCCTGTTACAGCCTTCCGTCGATGCAAGTGCCTCACATGAATCCCAGTTGGAAAGTGTTGTGGAGGAACAGAAAAGCACACTGCCTGCCCGGGTTAAACCACTGCCTAGAAGACGCGCTGGAAACAGAtctgagtttaagaaagttgccTCTAAGACTCTTATACTCGAAGTCACAAAGGAAGAGTCGGAGACTGGGGGGGAGCATCTATTGCACATTAATTCAGACAAAGCTGATTCCGGTGATATCGATAAGACGTTGTCGTTACGTTCCTCGGTCTGTTACGCTCAGCCAGACACAGACTGGCTTCACCACGACTCTGAGAAAATAGAGAGCGGCCGTTTAGTTCGACAAAGCCTCCGACAAAACCGCCAGAGTAACTTAAATAATTATGCTAATGAAGGCACGCTAACAAATCCCACTTTGGACACGCAACACCTCAACAACCTCGAATGTCAGCGTAGCACTGAAAGTTACTCCGATGCAGGTCTAGGGGGAACGAAGAGAACGGTGAAAGTGGACTGTCAATACCAAGACATGACGAAGAGGAAAAGGTTGACAGAGGACGTAAAAAATCGAGAGTTATTAAACGTGGCTTCAGACGCTGGCGAGGAGGAAACGCTGAAACCCGTAAGGAAAAGACAGGCAGCTACAACAAGAGGAAATAGGAAAGGTAAAAATGGGCAAGAAACACTTGGTGCATTAAATGAAAAAGTATTACTCATGCAGACTGAATGTGCCTCTGATGCTGCATCTGTGTGCTCGCTGGTTAAAAGCAATGAGAGAAATCAGAaaggcggcagcagcagcaaggctAAACCAATTGCTTCATGCAAAAGACCGAAGACAAAAACTGGTCTTGGTAAACCTGACGTAGACCTCGATGACAGAATGGATGTGGAAACCGCAGCGGGTGTCGCTTCTACAAAACAAGCCGAGCGGAAGCAGCTATCAGAAGTTGACGACCGTCTTTCGGATCTAAAACCACTCGAGAAATTAAACAAGTGCAGGAGTATAAACAAGAAGCCACGGAAACAGAAATCACCGAACCAAGCAGCTACGACGACTTCAGACAGCACTACCTCATCAGAACTGCCAGTGGAGCCGCTAGAGGTCACGCTTGCAGATGTTAACGCCTCCCGGGACATCGAAAGAGACGAGACCTGGAAAACAGGGTCAAACCAGCCCACAAAGAGACTCCGAACAGATCGGAGAAGTCCGGCTGAATTTTCTAGGGCACGTGGGGCTGAAAAGGCGACGCAATGTAGCGATAGCCTTCACGTGCTAACCAAAGAGAGCCAGCCTAAAGATGACAATGTTAAATTCTCTACAGATCCCGTTTATTTTGAAATGACGCCTTTTGAAAGTAATCAACCTGTTCTTTCACCCTCCGAAAGTTATTTAAACTGTTCTGTGAAATTAGAAAAATCACAGAAAGTCGAGGATGGAAAAGAAACGAGTCCTGAACCCTCTAGTGTCTCTAGGTTAAGGCCCAGTGCGAGAAGGGTGAACAGTAAGCCGAGGAGAGTGGATAACCAAAGGAGGAAATGCAGGGTTTTATATAGCAGGACACATGTAAGCGAAGAGGCGACAAACTCGGTCACCATGGAGGACGCGGACCTCTCTACGTCAGGTCTGCGACCATACGAAAAAACCAACAGCAGCTTTTCTAGGCGTTTGTTACGCAGCCACTCCTGCCCCGAAATCCCCTCGCTCCGTTCCCATGACACGCCATGGATTTCCCATCTTCACTCGCCGCAGCACAGCAAGGCTCACACATCgcaccatcaccaccacaatcatcatcatcatcatcataaccaCAACACCCACCACCATCAGTCCAGCACCCACACTCCTTTTGTCCCTCATACCCACAAATCTCTGCAGCGGGCTCGTCGGCACACAGTCTGCAGCGTGGAGGTGGAGCGGGAGATTGCCCCTCTCTGCCTTCGTAAGGAAGTGTACCCGTCCAGGAGATCCGCCCCGTACGACGGCATCTCCCAACACCTCTCTCCCTGCATCGCACTTTCTCCCAGCACTTCATTCGCAGCTcttgcttcctgtttcctttcGAGCCCCCTGGCGTTCCTCTCCAAGAAAATCGATAACAGAGGAGCCGCAGCGAGCCCCGGCACTTCCACTCATACTATTTCCTCTCCCGCtgcctccgcctcctcctcctcttcttcttctttgacgTCTCCGCTGAGCTCCTCCACGTGGCACCATCCAGGATTCTTCCAAAGAGGCGACTCCTCTGATGCCGCCCTGGAATCGAGTAGCAG CAGGAGTCCGCTGGAGTGTAAGATGGAGAGACGACAACAGATCGAGGAGGAGGATGACGGCGAGGACACAAGCTCGTCCAGTCAGGAGTTTGAAGATGTTgggatgagagaagaaaaagctcTGTCCGATTCTGAAATCAAG GTGGTGCAGAAGCACGAAGAACGAGGAAAAGTGTCGTCCATCAGAATTCGGAAAACTTTACCCAAACCTCAGAACAACCTGACGCCAATGGGCCTCCCCAAACCCATCAG GCTGAAAAAGAAGGAGTTCAGTTTGGAGGAAATTTACACCAATAAAAATTTCAGCAAACCCCCCGAAAG CCGTCTGGAGACGATATTCGAGGTGCCGCTCAGTCGCCGCAACGGCTCCGAGTCGTGGTTCAGCCAGAGGCGCATCAAACGATTTCTGGAGTTCCTCGAAGTCGGCGAGGTCAGAAAACCAAAGAAGCCGCTCGTTGGCGTTGGAAAAACGGGGCTGTCGTTGGCGCCGACGTCCAGGACGAGACGAGGAGGTTTCTCGAAAGACGAGCGGTCCCTCATCGCGCAGGACGTGGACTCGCTTCTCTGTGCCAAACTCGATCAGCTGAATTTGTGGTTGATTCACGATCAGAAAGACAGTTGA
- the rusf1 gene encoding RUS1 family protein C16orf58 homolog — protein sequence MEGNASVVLATERYGRAESWKYSVKEGVMERRREEREGQSRGNSVIGVFKSVFLPQGYPESVSEDYLQYQFWDTVQAFSSSLSGTLATQASLKGVGVGNQEATVAAATVTWLLRDGTGMLGRILFAWKKGSKLDSEAKKWRLFADVLNDIAMFMEILAPFFPPFFTMIVCTAGIFKSIVGVAGGATRAALTVHQARRDNMADISAKDGSQETLVNLAGLLVSLFLIPLVTDNPALTLSLFFLFTILHLFANYKAVRSVVMETLNEARLAIVLQQYLSDRRILSPQEANLREPVFLEFRKTVPIKLGVRLQEVVQSPEELNLALKNNSSPHLLGVRNGCVCVCLGPDASVRDEIRAMCQAVWLRSTLSPETVKQDHWEKVHESHKMMETMFNQFLKGMEAAGWDINRTLLDWDEWRVEWKRKGN from the exons ATGGAGGGAAATGCAAGTGTAGTTTTGGCCACAGAGAGATATGGCCGAGCTGAGTCCTGGAAGTATTCAGTAAAAGAGGGAGtgatggagaggagaagagaagagagagagggacaatCAAGGGGAAACTCTGTTATTGGAGTCTTTAAA aGTGTTTTTCTGCCTCAAGGATATCcagagagtgtgagtgaggaCTACCTGCAATACCAGTTCTGGGATACTGTTCAG gcTTTCTCCAGCTCTCTGTCGGGGACTTTGGCCACTCAGGCATCTCTTAAAGGTGTCGGAGTTGGAAACCAGGAGGCAACAGTCGCTGCGGCCACAGTCACCTGGTTGTTAAGAG ATGGAACTGGCATGCTGGGAAGGATCCTCTTCGCCTGGAAGAAAGG GAGTAAACTGGACTCTGAGGCCAAAAAATGGAG ACTTTTCGCTGATGTTCTCAACGACATCGCCATGTTCATGGAAATATTGGCTccattctttcctcctttcttcacCATGATTGTTTGCACAGCAGGAATATTCAAG TCCATCGTTGGCGTGGCGGGCGGAGCAACCAGAGCAGCTCTGACTGTTCATCAGGCTCGCAGAGACAACATGGCCGACATCTCCGCCAAAGATGGCAGTCAG GAGACTTTGGTGAATCTGGCTGGTCTGCTGGTCAGTTTGTTCCTCATTCCTCTCGTCACTGATAATCCAGC ACTGACTCTcagcctcttcttcctcttcaccaTCCTTCACCTCTTTGCCAACTACAAGGCCGTCCGCTCGGTTGTCATGGAAACGCTCAACGAGGCACGGCTCGCCATTGTGCTGCAGCAGTACCTGAGTGACAGGCGAATcctgagtccacaggaggccaATCTGAGAGAACCAGTTTTCTTAG AGTTCAGGAAAACAGTGCCAATCAAACTTGGTGTGAGGCTGCAGGAGGTTGTGCAAAG TCCAGAGGAGCTTAATCTGGCTTTGAAGAACAATAGCAGTCCTCACCTCTTAGGAGTGAGAAACG gctgcgtctgtgtttgtttgggaCCAGACGCATCAGTACGAGATGAAATCAGAGCAATGTGCCAAGCTGTGTGGCTGCGCAGTACGTTGAGCCctgaaacagtaaaacaag ATCATTGGGAAAAGGTGCATGAGAGTCACAAGATGATGGAGACAATGTTCAATCAGTTTCTTAAag GCATGGAAGCTGCAGGATGGGACATAAACCGAACTCTGCTGGACTGGGATGAGTGGAGGGTCGAGTGGAAAAGAAAAGGCAACTGA